The Candidatus Zixiibacteriota bacterium genome includes the window CTATGAGCATGCTTTTGGCCTGCTGACTTCGCCGGGAGTGGTCCTGCACCCAAACAATCCAGACAGTTCCGATTACTATTTCATGAAGGGCGCATGTCTCTCAAAGATGAAGAAGCTGTCTGCGGCGGAGGTTTACTTTGACTCAGCGCGGGTGAAATTGGAAAGCAGGCTAGCGCAATCATCTGAGTCAGCGGCGCTATTGAGCTCGCTCGCGCGTGTTTATACCTGGCTCGGAAAAAGCGATAAAGCCATAGAATCGGCAACCCGGGCGACAAGACTTCTGCCGGTGTCGGCAGACGCATTAACCGGTCCGGATTATATTCTTGACCTGGCAATGGTGTACGCGCAAACGGGGCATGAGGAAAAGGCGATGGAGCTGCTGGATTATCTGCTTTCGATCCCTAATTTTGTTTCCGTAAACGCCTTGAAATTACTTCCGGAATTCAACCATCTCCACAGTAATCCCCGCTTCCAGGAGTTGCTGAAAAAGGATAATCGGTCGGCTATCTGATACCTATTGCCCCATAATTCGTTCTATCAACTTCTTGTCATCCGGCAAGAGGTCGGAGTTGACCAGCCGCGGGACCAGGGCGCGCCAGGAGGAATCGGCCTGGAAGACCTCCTTGAAAATCGGCAGGGAGCGCTCAATCTCGCCGGCAGTGACCAAAGTTACCGCATGCCAGAAGAGAATCTCGGGGTTGCCGGGGGCAAGTTCCGCCGCCCTGGCGTATTCGGCGTTGGCTTTCTCGAAATCCTTGGCAGTGATAAATTCATCCCCTTTGTCCATATGCCGGTAGGCACGGGAGATATTCAGAAGACGTCGCAGTTCCACCAGCGGCTGAGGGGAGTCATCCACCCGGATATCGACAGTCCGGTCACGCCAGGGAAGCCCGGTCGGTTTGCCGGTCACGACCACCATCGCCGCCGACTGCATCCCGCGGATATCCCCCCCTTGGTTCTCCGCCGCTTCCAGCGCCGCCATCATCTTCTCGGCAATGTCGCCGGGGGTCTCTTCAAAGGCTTTAGCCATCGCACCCCAGACGGTGTTATTCCGCATCAGGTTTGCCTGCACCGAGTAATTTTTGCCGATCTGATGTCCCGCTTCGGCGATACATTTGGCGCCGGTATGGGCGGCGATGACCAGATTCCTGTCTATCATGGCAACCTGCCGAACCTGATTATCCGGGTCGGAAGCGAGAAGCCCCTCAAGAGCCAATTTGGCGCTTTTCCCCTTTTTCATCATTTCCAACCCCAGCGGTCCATAGGCAAAGTCAACCAGCGATTGGGTGGCAACGGCTCCGATACCCGGCTCCAGCCAGATGACATCGGCAACCTTGAAATAATGCGACTGCACCGCGGCGCCGAATTCGCCGGTGAGAGTGTCATAGGCAACAATGGAATAGGTGGCTACAGGATGAACAGGGACGACCGGTTTTTCCTCCGCCGCACCAAGGCGGGCGAAAGTAACCAGCATTAGAGTAATTGTTATTATGGCGCGCATATTCGACTCCTTTCGATAAGGATTGAGCAATCGGTCAGCAGAATCAAATATCCGGCGGCGCCAAAAATCAATTGATTTTTATATGAAGGTCAGCTGTTTATATATCCCTGCCGGTATGATTTCCTGGAGTCATGACTGCGCAGGTCGATACCATGCTCCAAAAAGGCTTTCAGGTTCGCCAGAAAAAATGTCCAGCCGGTCTCGCACCCTTTATGCATCGCCCATTTATCTTTCGGGGTGGTTTTCATGTCGTACTGATGAAGCTCCAGTACGGAGCCTTTCTTTAGCGGTTTGATAGTGAGTTTTACCTTTTCCCCTTTCGGACCGAAAGGAAAGAGAAAAAGCCTGTTTTTCTTAATGTCGATAATCCTGGTCTCGAGTTTATCGCCGCCGAGCCACTCGAAATAAAGACGGCCGTTCTTTTTTGGCTCAATTTCCGCTTTGACACAGAACCACCGGGGGACAATGCGGTCGTCGGTCCAGGCGCGGAAGACTTTCTCCGGCTTGGCGGCAAGTTCGATTTTGAGACGAAACTGTGTCCAGTCCTGCTTTTTCTTTTCCGGCATGGTAGATATCTCCTGACTGAATTGGGTCTGTTGCCATAATATACGAAATCTCTCAGGGATGGAATTATCACATTGTACCGGCAGGAGGGACTCCTGCCGGCGCATAAAGGGGAGGAGAGCCATTTGCCGGCGCGGAAAGGTGAGGAGGGACTTCTGCCGGCGCAGAAAGGTGAGGAGGGACTCCTGCCGGCGCAGAAAGGGGAGGAGGGAAAAGAACGGCTTCGGGAGAATCAGGATGGAAACCTGCCGGCGCGGAAAATACGAAATCTCTCAGGGATGGAATTATCACATTGTACCGGCAGGAGGGACTCCTGCCGGCGCGGAAAATGGGAAGGTGACATATTTGGGTTCAGAGCCTTCGGTTGGAGTAGATTCAGGATTTCTCGAAACAGTTCCTGACAGCGGACAGTCAGAGCGTATATTGGGTATGAGGCTGCATTACCTTCAGCATGAGCCGATAGAAACGCCCGGGAATATTCTCAAATGGGCGCGGGAGTATGGTTTCTCCGTCAGTCATACGAGATTATATATCGAGGAAAACCTGCCGGGACTCGATGATTTCGACTGGCTGGTAGTTATGGGGGGCTCAATGTCGGTCAATGATGAAAGCAGATACCGCTGGCTTGCACCGGAGAAGATATTTATTGAAAATGCCGTCAATTCCGGCAAGAAAGTATTGGGGGTCTGCCTCGGAGCGCAATTGGTCGCCAATGTTCTGGGGGCGAAAGTCAGGAAGAATGAAGAAAAAGAGCTGGGCTGGTTCCCGGTTCGGCTGACGTCAGAAGGAATGAAAGAACCGGTCTGCCATAAGATACCTTTTTCGATGGACGTTTTTCACTGGCATGGAGAGACATTCGAACTGCCGAAGGGGGCGGTTCATCTGGCGGAATCTGAGGGCTGTATCAATCAGGCGTTTCGGTATGGCGAGAATACTCTGGCATGGCAGTTTCATCCGGAGGTAACGTTTGAAATGGTTGAGGCGTTTGTTGCCGAAGGGAGCGAGGAATTAAGGGATGGGTGGTATATCCAAAGAGCGGACGAAATACTCGCCTGCCGGGAGAAGACGGCGCGAATGGAGCCGGTCTTGTATCAATGGCTCGATAATTTCATAATTAATGATTAAATGACACCCTGCCGGACGGCGACTATAAATACCCGCCCTTCTTCTTCCGGCTTTTCCAGCGGTGTCATCAGGTCCTGAATGCGGGCGAAATAGATTTTTCCAAAGCCAACTTCCAGAAGCAGCGATTTCACTCTCTCCAGTTCAAATACCGTATTATAGACCGTTTCATCAAACCGCTGATACGACCGGTCCGCCAGGGAGACAAAGCCGGTGAACCTGGTTATCGCCCGGTCTCCTACGCCGTCATATATACCCCGCGTGATGACAAGCATATCCTCGCTGTCGTCTACAATGACATTGTTCCAACGCTTCAGCCCTTTTCGAGTATTGAGGTCAAAGATAAAAAAGCCGTCACAAACGGCTTGCACTGACCGGAAACACCCGAGCAATGACGATTCATCTTTCAAATGATTGAGGGAGTCATAAGTCGCAACCACCAGACCGAACCGCTCCGGCAGATTGAATTCGGCGGCATCACCCAGAACAAAGCGCGCCTGACCTGATTTGACAAACTCCCGGGCATTTTCGTTGGCGTGATTTAGCATATGTTCCGAGAGGTCCAAGCCGACAACCTTGTGTCCCTTTTCGAGGAAATGAACGGCCAGATGCCCCGCCCCGCAGCAGAGGTCGAGGACGGTTCGGTCCTTTTTTCCTATCTCCGTGGAAGCGTAAAAATTAATCAGAAACGGAGCGACCTGATGCGAGAAAGCCGCCCATTTCTTGTCGTACACGGCGGCAAAGGTTTTACTATATGCCTGCATAATCTTCTCCCAAAGAGGTCTCTTTAAAGGCGCTTATTACCCTACGGCTTTGACGTCAAGAATAGATAATAGATAACCTGGTAGAGCATGCCGGCGCAGAATAAAATGGTGCCCCAGATATAAAGTTTATATCCGGGGGGATTCCAGAGATGTTTGTACTTCCAGAAAAGTAATCCTCTTATCGGCCGTTCCCCGGTGACGCTGGGATGATTGGGCGCCCGGTACCAGAGTGATGCCATAACAAGAATCATACCGGTCAGGGCCAAAAGAAGTGAGATACCTAAAAGAATAATCGGTAACATATCGGTTCTCCCCAATCTAAAAGATTGCTCCTTTCCATATACGTTGCGAAACCGGGCCGGTTTCTCTTTGCCGTTCTAAATGCCGCCTGAAGCGAGAAATTACATCTTCCGTCAGGAAAATCCCGCTTGAGGCGAGGCGGACGGTTCCGATAGCGCGACGGCGTCGCAGGATTCACAGAAATCGCAGCACCTCGTCATGCAAACGGGTTCTATAATGCAAGCCGCCCGATTCCAGTCCGGCGGCGATACGTTTGAACTCTTCGAACTCGGCCAGATCGGCCAGGCGGGCTTCCCGGATTTCGGCGATATCGACCGGCGCTATTTTTCCGGAAAGGTATTTCGCCGTGAAAACATGCGTCCGCCAGGGAATCACCCTATTGCCGCAACTGAAGGAGACATTGACCTGCAGGATATATTTCTGCAGTTCAATTTTAACGCCGGCTTCTTCATATGCCTCGCGAAAAACCCCTTCGTGAAAATCCTCATACGGTTTTAATCCCCCCGAAGGGGCGCGGTACAGACCGGAGGGATAATGATGTTTGGAGGTAACAATTACCTTGGGTCCCTTGAAAATATACAGGGTGACATCATGACACCGTCCGTATGACTGAGTGGAGCGGATGAATTCGAACTCATCGGCGCTGACCGGCGCGTTCATGGCGATGACCGGCGGGTACCCGTAACGGTCGGCCACTTCCTGAATCATGCGCGCCGAGAAATACATAATTACCCGAAGAGCGGAATTATATGTTGCTGCACCGGCTGAGTGGTGATTTCGGGTCCCGATTCGGTAATCATTACATCTATTTCAGACCTGACCCCGAACTCCGGCAGGTAGATTCCCGGTTCTATCGAGAAGAGATGCCCCGGCAGGAGTTTGCGACGGTCTTCCGTTTCGAGATTGTCGATATTGGGACCGGGTCCATGGACTGATTCCAGAATCGAGTGACCGGTGCGATGGAAGAAATATTCGCCATACCCGGCATCGGTTATAACCTGCCGGCAGGCGTCATCTACCTGAAAACCATAAACTGTCTCGCGAAGGAATCTTTCGCTAATAAAAGCGACCGCCCGGTCGCGCGCCTTTCTAACAATCTCAAAAATCTTCTGAAATCTGTCCGGGGCGGTTTCTCCGGCATACCCTGCCCAGGTGATATCGGCAAAGACGGCATGAGGTTCGTTCACTTTTGCCCAGAGGTCGATAATGAAAAGGTCATTCATGTTTATCGGCGAGGAACCATGCTCTGGCGGCGAATAATGGGGATTGCTGATATTGGCGTTGACGGCGACAATCGGCAAAAAATCGGAGATCAGCCCTTGTTCGTGGAATCGGCGCAGGATGAAATCGACGACCGCTTTTTCGTTAATAACAGTCTCCGCCTTCAGTTTTTCATGGATGAAGCGAAAGGCTTCATCTTTGATGCCGTTAATCATTCTGGCGGCGGTCCGATGTGATTCGACCTGCTTTTCAGTCATTCGCGCCTGAAAGTAAGCGACTAAATCGGCTGAGGAGACGACCTCAATACCGAATGATTTTATCAGTTCAATGGTACCGGCATCGACCAGCCCGATATAAGGAAGCCGCCCGGAGGGGGAATATTCCATGGCGATGCGTCGCCGGCCACGGAGAACGTTTTGGAGCGCCTCTTCAAGCGCTTTATATGACGAGAAAAAGATTTTATTCCCGGGCAGATGGCGGAAGCGGTCTTTTTCGATATTATGGATGAAGGCGGTCGGGGCGCCCTGGGAGGGAATGAAGAAGGCGAAGCGGCGGGTGATATGCTCCGGCAGGTCGAGGAATCCTACGGCGACAGTGTTGCGCCCATGAAAATCAGCCAGCAGCCAGCCATCAAGGTTTTCGTCACGGAAGAATCTCTGGATATGGTTGATATCAAACATAAGAGTATATCCTGAATATTTGAATTAATGGAGCAAATTACGGCAGAGCGCGGAAAAAAGACAAGGGGAAAATATCAAATCTGCCTCCACCGGCCGATTCATAGAAGTTGACTTGGGCTGTCAATTCGTCTAACTTTGCGGTATGAAGCGTGCCTATCAATATTCGGTGGCGGCGCAGGTCTGGGCGCTGCGGGAGTACGGCGAGGTCGGACCCCGGACATTCGGCGCCCTTATGGCATATTTCGGGAATTTGGCCGCCATTCTGGAAGCGGAAGAGGCGCAATTAAGAGAGATTTCCGGCCTGGGGGAAATCAAATCGCGGCGCATAGCGGAGAGTTTCGACTCATTGCCGAAAGCGGAGCAGTTTGTAAACGGTCTCAAGGAGCGGGAAATCGGCGTGGCAACTATATTCGATACCGACTACCCTCCTCACTTTCGGGAGTTGAATGACCCGCCTCCGATTATCTTCTACCGAGGGAGACTCCCCTCCGAAGGGGAGAAAACGGTTGCTCTGGTCGGTTCGCACAATGCCACCAATGAAGGGATTCAAAATGCGGTGCAACTGTCCGGGAAACTTGCCGCCCAGTCCGTATCGGTAGTTTCCGGACTGGCGCGCGGTATCGATACCGCCGCTCATATCGGAGCGCTTAAAGCCGGCGGCAAAAGTTACGCCGTTCTCGGCTCAGGGTTCGACCATATCCATCCGGAAGAAAATCGAGCGCTGGCGGTCGAATTGGTCAATTCCGGCGCCTTGATTTCAGAATATTCGCCCGACGCCGAGTATACGACCGGACGAATCCTGGCAAGAAACCGTCTCACGGTGGGACTTTCGCAGGCGGTGGTGATAGGTGAACTGTTCGGAGACTCCTCCGGCACTCTGGATACGGCAACGTTTTGTCAGGAGACCGGGAAATTGATGTTTGTCCTGATAGACGGCTGTGAGCGTCCCGGAAAAGATAATCGCGGTGTCGAAAAGACGTTGGCTCTGGGAGCAATTCCGATTACGCTCAATGACGGCGTTGATATTGTCCTCAAATCCCTGGTTTGAGAGCGAGAATGAGCCGGTCCGACAGTTATCTAACTATAAGAGCGCGGGCGGAAACTGAATTAAAAATCAAAGGGTCGAGATTTATAGGACAGGCGGAACGATGCCGCAGTGAAGTCGAGGCGGAAGCGATTCTTGCCGGGGTGCGCAAGAGATTCTACGATGCCAGCCATCACTGCTATGCATACCAGGCCGGTCTGGGGGAGCAGAAGAGATGCCGGTATTCCGATGCCGGAGAGCCATCCGGTACGGCGGGCAAGCCGATATTTGACCAGATATCCGGGAAGGGATTGACCAACCTTATTGTAATCGTAACCCGTTATTTTGGCGGGACCAAATTGGGAACCGGCGGGTTGACTCATGCCTACTCCCAGGCGGCTTCACTGACCATTGCGGAAGCCGGGATTGTAGAGGAGTTTCTGACCGAAGAGATTTTGATAAAGTTTAGCTATCATGATTATAATACTATCGAGCGGCTGATTTATAAATATGAGGGGATAGTACTGGAGCGAGGAATTAATGAAATCAATCCCTATTTTCGAATTTCTCTCCGGCTGTCACTTATCGAGAAATTTTATGAAGATGCGACCGAGGCAACTTCGGGAAGGGTAAAATTTGGCGAAACGGCTTGACTGTCTTGGGCTGGGGATTGCGCCGGTTGACATTTTGTACCAGGTGGAGCGATTCCCGAAACCGGGGAGTAAGATTGACGCCCTGAACATGACCATACAGGGAGGGGGCCCGATACCGACCGCGATGGCGACTTTGGGGCGGTTGGGAATGAAGCCGGGCCTGGTAGCGGCGGTGGGGAATGATATCTTTGGAGATTATGCGATAAACGAGCTCAATAAATTTGGTGTCGATACCTCCAACATGATTCGCAAGCCACGTTCGACCGCTATTGCGGCCGGATGGTATGAAAAAGGAAGCGGACGGCGCACTATCATACTGGACTTGAAAACAAGAATAAGCCCAGGAGATATAAGACTGGATAGACTTCCCGATTGCCGCGCGGTGCATCTGGATGGAAGAGACCTGGCTGTCTGTCTGAAACTGGCGCGGTGGGCAAAAGAAAAAGCGATTCCGGTCGTATTTGATGTTGGCTCGCTTCGGAACGATGTCTCGCCTATTTTCCCTCTGGTGGACCATCTGGTCTGCGCCGCCGATTTCGCCATGCCTTTTACCGGAACGATAAATCTCAGGAAAGCGGTTGAACGACTGGCATCGCTCTGCCCCGGAACCATAGTCATTACCTCCGGCATTAAGGGAGCGCTCGGGTACAGTCGTACCGAGGGATGGTTCAGACAGAAAGCGTTCCGGGTCAGGACGGTCGATACCACCGGCGCCGGGGATGTCTATCACGGGGCTTATATCTACGGTCTCCTCTCGGGAGGGGATTTAGCCTGTCGGATGGAGCTGGCATCAGCGGCGGCGGCATTGAAATGCACCAAACCGGGAGGGCGGTCAGGGATTCCGACAAAGATAGAGCTAAAGCGGTTTCTGTCGCGAAAGAGGCCCACCTATGAGTGAGATTCTGGCATCGCTGGTGGCTCTCGACAAGACTATCTTCCGGTTTGTCAATCAATCGCTGGCTAATCCGGTAACCGATGTATTCATGCCGTTCATCACCACCGATTTGCATCTCAAAATTTTTTACGGCGTCTGTCTGTTTCTGATTCTCTGGAAAGGTGATAGACGTCTTCGCTGGGCGGTTCTGGGGTCGCTGGTGGTCGTGACCCTCAGCGACCAGCTTTCCAGCGCAATTCTCAAACCACTGGTAGGACGTCTGCGTCCCTGCAAGGTAATGGAGGTTCATCTTCTGGTGGGATGCGGCTCCGGATTTTCGTTTCCGTCGTCGCATGCCGCCAATCTCTTCGGGCAGGCGTTCTTTTTCTATGGGATTGCCCCACGCTCGGCAAAGTTTCTGGTGCCACTGGCGGCGCTGGTGGCTTTGTCTCGTGTTTTTGTAGGTGTCCATTACCCGGGGGATATCTTGGCCGGCGCCATTCTCGGAACGGCGGTCGGATTGGTCATGGCAATCTTATTTTCAAAAGCAAATCGGCGCTTCTATTCTGAAAGCGCGCCGGGTGGCAAATCGATTACATGAGGGGAACGGCAATCGCTACCGGCATTGACATTATAGAGAATAGAAACTTATATTCGGTTAGAAAAGTAATCCTCGGCGCTGTCGTCATTCCAAATTTATGAGTGGTCGTGCTTCAGCCGTCTTCCATTATGGCAGCCTCCTGATTGCGCTCGCCGTCGTCGGGATATTGTGGCGTAATCATGACCGGCGCAGCATCATCAATCTCAATTACCGAACCGCTTCTTATCCGGTAATGAAGGAAGAAATCAGCGATTCCGGACAGTTCCTGGTGAAGGTCAAAGATGGGCTGAGCAAACAGGGTTTCCTGATTGTGGAGGAGCGCCAACCGCAGCCGTCAGTTTGGGAAATTATCGCACAATCAAGCGATGGCTGGCTTCTGGCGACCCACCAAAAAAAGGTTACGATAATAGATGCCGTGACCCGCGTCAGGGGGGATTCTCTTGCGACCGAGAGAGGTTATCTGGTATTTGAAGGGTTCCACAAGACCGGTTCCAGATTTTTCATATGTGTAGTATTTTTCTCCCTTACGGTTGCCGTTTCGTTCAAGGTCAGTAAAGAAATGCTTCCGCCGGTCACTCCCAGGATATTTCATAAATGAATTCAATGAAATGTCTATGAATTTAGCGTCGATTAAGTCTCAAATCTCGACCCGAGAGTGGCAAACATATCTCCTGCTGTTTGGCATCAGCCTGATACTGAGGCTTGTTTATTTCATAATAATGCTGACTCAGACCGGCCCCTCCGGCCTGTATGACCAGTTCAATGACCCCGTCAAATATATCAATGCCGCTGATTATCTGCTGGGAAGATACCAGCCGGGGCAATATGAATTATTTCTGGTTGGTATTGGATACCCCGCTATCCTGGCGGTGAGTCGTATCCTGATGGGGCAATCATTTCTGGCGGTAATCATATTACAGATTTTACTGAGCAGCATGTCGTCGATAATTGTTTACAAGATTGCCGACCTCCTGACCGGGAATCGGGCTGTGGCCGTTGTTTCCGGAACTCTGGTGGCGACATCGCTGACATCTATTTCGCTCGCTAATGCTCTGGTTACCGAGTCAATCTATTTTTTCCTCTTTTCGCTATCGGTTTATCTTTTCTTCCGATGCCTCGATGAAAACAATTGGAGAAACGCAGTTCTTTCCGGCGTATCGGGAGGATGCGCTGTCCTGCTGCGCTCTGCGGGAGGGTTCTTCCCGGCGATTCTGATACTGTCTGCCCTGCTGGTTCCGGCTCCAGCAGGGCGAAGAAGACAGCTGATATACCGGTCGCTGGTTGTCTCCATGATTATGGTCGCCATTCCTGTTTTTTGGGGAGTCAGAAATCTGCTGACCCACGACACTTTCACTGTTTCGGCTACCGGCACGCTGGCCGCAAAAACCTATCTTGTCGCCAAAGTCAAGATAGAGGAAGAAGGAAGACATATTAGAGAATTTCCGGAACTGAGAGACTCTCTGTACCGAGTGTCTCTGAAACATTTTCACGAGGGGAATTTTCGGCTAAGCCAGGAGGAAAGCAAGGCTTTGATTGCCGCCACGGCAAGGAAGTACCCGGTTACCATGCTCAGGAATTTCTTCCAGATGGTGCTGGAAAATATGACAGCCGTTTCCAGTCTGCATTATCTCCAGTTGCCCCGGTGGCGTCCCTTTTTTGAAACTATTGACCACTATTGGAACCGCGGCGACACCAATCCAGCGATGCTGACCCTGTCGCTTATAGGCTTTGTTCTGATTGCCCGGCGAAATATGCGCATTGCCGTGGTACTATTGTTGGGAATGGGCTATTATGGCATCATTTCAGGGGTGACATTTGGACAGGGGTCGCGGATTTTCTACCCCGCGCAGGGGGTGGAATTCATTCTTGCCGCAACGGCTCTGGTGTTTATATACAGGTTAATCTCAATGGCTGCCAGGAAATTATCGGGGAGATTGGCAACTAACAGATAGTGACGGTATGAAAATCGAGATAGAAATTATTCAGGGGGATATTACCTCAACTATCTGCGAGGCGATAGTCAATGCCGCCAATAATCATCTCTGGATGGGTTCCGGGGTTGCCGGCGCTATCAAGCGCAAAGGGGGCGAAGTCATAGAAAAGGAGGCGATGGCGCAAGGGCCGATTGCAGTCGGGCAGGCGGTCGCTACCGGAGCCGGAAAACTCCCCTATAAATTTATCATCCATGCAGCCGGCATGGGACAGGACCTGAGAACGGATGTCGAAACCGTCTATAAAGTCACCCGCAATTCCCTTCTGCTTGCCGACCGATTGGGGATAGGCTCGGTGGCGTTTCCGGCGATAGGAACCGGAGTCGGCGGTCTGGCGGCGGCGGTGTGCGCCAAGGCGATGATAAAGGCGGTCAAGGAAACCTCAGAAGAGCTGAAAAGTCTGGCGCGGGTAGCATTTGTGCTCTTTGACCGCGAGGCATTTCAGGCGTTTCGGGCGGAAGCAGAATTGCAAGATTAATCGTTAATACCGCAGTATAAGATTAAGTTTGGGGGCGCAGTAATCTCTATAAGATTTTGTCCGATAATAAATAATGGTACAAATGCCTCTTTCGGGCAGAAAGATTGAGCCGATATTAAAGAAATGCATGACAGGCAAATAGCCTGAAGGCGTAAATATTAGCCAAGGCTGGAGTCGTTTATGAATATCAAACCGGCGCCGCTTCAATATCTACCATTGGAGTTGATGAAAAGACATCGCATTGTCCCTTTTGAGTTCGACAGCGAGCGAAGAGCCCTTCGTATTGCCAGCAGCACTCCTCACGACACCGCTCTGGCAAGCGAATTGTCGCGTCAGTCCGGCGGAGTGAAGATTGAACTGTATCCGGCCAATCCGGAAGCGATCGAACGGGTCATTGCCCGATTCTCCACCGCCACGGGAGAGAATGCGCCGTCGCCATCGGCCGGCAAGATACCTCATGAAACCCTGTCGCCGAAGATGGGAGAGCCATTGCCGGAGCCGAAAGTTTCGCCGGAGCCGCTTCCGGGACGAGCAGTAACCGAAAGCAAGAGGGAAGGGAGTATCCTTTTTGTTACCTCCAGCCGGAAACTGAGCGACCATCTCATCGCGGCGCTGCGCTCAGAGCGGTACATTTTGAAAGTGGCGGTCAGTGTCGAGTTTGCGCGTTCCTTTATCGAGTCGGAGCCCTTTGAGTATATTTTTGTTGATGATAAACTTCGCGACCGGGCGACCCCACTGGTGAAAAAAGTCCGGCAGGATTTCCCGGCGACTACCGTTCGCTACTACCGCTCAGAGGCGGCGTTACTGGTAAATGATACTCTGGAAGAGATGACCGATGACCTTCTGCGGAAAAATCTGGCATTATTTCGATTTCTCTATTCGCGGGGAGGAGGAACATTGGCGCGTCATGAATCAACGGTGGCGCAACTGACGGAGATTCTTAGCGCGCGGTATGACCTGCCGGGGCATATTCGAGCGGCGGTCGCAACGGCGGCGTATCTCCATAATCTCTCCGAGGATGATCTCAATCCGACGCGCGGCTACAGCCAGACCGACATAATCGCTCTCTCGGCAACCCGGCTGGCGTCATGGCAATATCCGTCGCTGGTGGTCAATATTCTGAAAGCGGCGTATCAGCCGCTTTCCCAGTTGCCGCGCCATATATCGGAGCTGGAGCTATTGGCCGGTTCGA containing:
- a CDS encoding DUF1028 domain-containing protein, with the protein product MRAIITITLMLVTFARLGAAEEKPVVPVHPVATYSIVAYDTLTGEFGAAVQSHYFKVADVIWLEPGIGAVATQSLVDFAYGPLGLEMMKKGKSAKLALEGLLASDPDNQVRQVAMIDRNLVIAAHTGAKCIAEAGHQIGKNYSVQANLMRNNTVWGAMAKAFEETPGDIAEKMMAALEAAENQGGDIRGMQSAAMVVVTGKPTGLPWRDRTVDIRVDDSPQPLVELRRLLNISRAYRHMDKGDEFITAKDFEKANAEYARAAELAPGNPEILFWHAVTLVTAGEIERSLPIFKEVFQADSSWRALVPRLVNSDLLPDDKKLIERIMGQ
- a CDS encoding SRPBCC domain-containing protein, with amino-acid sequence MPEKKKQDWTQFRLKIELAAKPEKVFRAWTDDRIVPRWFCVKAEIEPKKNGRLYFEWLGGDKLETRIIDIKKNRLFLFPFGPKGEKVKLTIKPLKKGSVLELHQYDMKTTPKDKWAMHKGCETGWTFFLANLKAFLEHGIDLRSHDSRKSYRQGYINS
- a CDS encoding type 1 glutamine amidotransferase, with the protein product MRLHYLQHEPIETPGNILKWAREYGFSVSHTRLYIEENLPGLDDFDWLVVMGGSMSVNDESRYRWLAPEKIFIENAVNSGKKVLGVCLGAQLVANVLGAKVRKNEEKELGWFPVRLTSEGMKEPVCHKIPFSMDVFHWHGETFELPKGAVHLAESEGCINQAFRYGENTLAWQFHPEVTFEMVEAFVAEGSEELRDGWYIQRADEILACREKTARMEPVLYQWLDNFIIND
- a CDS encoding class I SAM-dependent methyltransferase, which encodes MQAYSKTFAAVYDKKWAAFSHQVAPFLINFYASTEIGKKDRTVLDLCCGAGHLAVHFLEKGHKVVGLDLSEHMLNHANENAREFVKSGQARFVLGDAAEFNLPERFGLVVATYDSLNHLKDESSLLGCFRSVQAVCDGFFIFDLNTRKGLKRWNNVIVDDSEDMLVITRGIYDGVGDRAITRFTGFVSLADRSYQRFDETVYNTVFELERVKSLLLEVGFGKIYFARIQDLMTPLEKPEEEGRVFIVAVRQGVI
- a CDS encoding NUDIX hydrolase encodes the protein MIQEVADRYGYPPVIAMNAPVSADEFEFIRSTQSYGRCHDVTLYIFKGPKVIVTSKHHYPSGLYRAPSGGLKPYEDFHEGVFREAYEEAGVKIELQKYILQVNVSFSCGNRVIPWRTHVFTAKYLSGKIAPVDIAEIREARLADLAEFEEFKRIAAGLESGGLHYRTRLHDEVLRFL
- a CDS encoding M24 family metallopeptidase; protein product: MFDINHIQRFFRDENLDGWLLADFHGRNTVAVGFLDLPEHITRRFAFFIPSQGAPTAFIHNIEKDRFRHLPGNKIFFSSYKALEEALQNVLRGRRRIAMEYSPSGRLPYIGLVDAGTIELIKSFGIEVVSSADLVAYFQARMTEKQVESHRTAARMINGIKDEAFRFIHEKLKAETVINEKAVVDFILRRFHEQGLISDFLPIVAVNANISNPHYSPPEHGSSPINMNDLFIIDLWAKVNEPHAVFADITWAGYAGETAPDRFQKIFEIVRKARDRAVAFISERFLRETVYGFQVDDACRQVITDAGYGEYFFHRTGHSILESVHGPGPNIDNLETEDRRKLLPGHLFSIEPGIYLPEFGVRSEIDVMITESGPEITTQPVQQHIIPLFG
- a CDS encoding DNA-processing protein DprA: MKRAYQYSVAAQVWALREYGEVGPRTFGALMAYFGNLAAILEAEEAQLREISGLGEIKSRRIAESFDSLPKAEQFVNGLKEREIGVATIFDTDYPPHFRELNDPPPIIFYRGRLPSEGEKTVALVGSHNATNEGIQNAVQLSGKLAAQSVSVVSGLARGIDTAAHIGALKAGGKSYAVLGSGFDHIHPEENRALAVELVNSGALISEYSPDAEYTTGRILARNRLTVGLSQAVVIGELFGDSSGTLDTATFCQETGKLMFVLIDGCERPGKDNRGVEKTLALGAIPITLNDGVDIVLKSLV
- a CDS encoding YigZ family protein, yielding MSRSDSYLTIRARAETELKIKGSRFIGQAERCRSEVEAEAILAGVRKRFYDASHHCYAYQAGLGEQKRCRYSDAGEPSGTAGKPIFDQISGKGLTNLIVIVTRYFGGTKLGTGGLTHAYSQAASLTIAEAGIVEEFLTEEILIKFSYHDYNTIERLIYKYEGIVLERGINEINPYFRISLRLSLIEKFYEDATEATSGRVKFGETA
- a CDS encoding PfkB family carbohydrate kinase, giving the protein MAKRLDCLGLGIAPVDILYQVERFPKPGSKIDALNMTIQGGGPIPTAMATLGRLGMKPGLVAAVGNDIFGDYAINELNKFGVDTSNMIRKPRSTAIAAGWYEKGSGRRTIILDLKTRISPGDIRLDRLPDCRAVHLDGRDLAVCLKLARWAKEKAIPVVFDVGSLRNDVSPIFPLVDHLVCAADFAMPFTGTINLRKAVERLASLCPGTIVITSGIKGALGYSRTEGWFRQKAFRVRTVDTTGAGDVYHGAYIYGLLSGGDLACRMELASAAAALKCTKPGGRSGIPTKIELKRFLSRKRPTYE
- a CDS encoding phosphatase PAP2 family protein, with product MSEILASLVALDKTIFRFVNQSLANPVTDVFMPFITTDLHLKIFYGVCLFLILWKGDRRLRWAVLGSLVVVTLSDQLSSAILKPLVGRLRPCKVMEVHLLVGCGSGFSFPSSHAANLFGQAFFFYGIAPRSAKFLVPLAALVALSRVFVGVHYPGDILAGAILGTAVGLVMAILFSKANRRFYSESAPGGKSIT